The proteins below are encoded in one region of Gemmatimonadaceae bacterium:
- a CDS encoding amidohydrolase family protein: MTTRRDFLRTASSAAAVLAGAPAIHLRSRADADIIVRGGTVFDGTGSAGRQADVVIAAGKITGVTRRSSDRGSVEIDARGRAVAPGFIDIHSHGDGSLWEDPRSESLVRQGITTIVVGQDGSSRAPRVARGGQGDDSRNQFDSFRELWSALARVQPSVNVASMVGLGTIRDVVVGGDNRPATAAELARMEQLVRSAMADGACGVSTGLEYTPGAFAPREELIALCKPLAGTGLPYATHMRNEDDHVLEAIDEAIAVARGANCALQISHLKTQGPRNWGKLDDAFARVAAARAAGCDAAFDRYPYIAYQTGLTNLFPVWSRDGSNDAFLARLGDSATADRIRAETLAKVELIGGWGNVMIANVSNLADRAVEGQRLDAYAAA; this comes from the coding sequence ATGACCACACGACGCGACTTCCTCCGAACCGCCAGCAGCGCCGCGGCAGTCCTCGCCGGCGCTCCCGCGATCCACCTTCGCTCGCGCGCCGACGCCGACATCATCGTGCGCGGTGGAACCGTGTTCGATGGAACCGGATCGGCCGGGCGACAAGCGGACGTCGTGATCGCGGCCGGAAAGATCACCGGGGTCACGCGTCGCTCGTCCGACCGCGGATCGGTCGAGATCGACGCGCGCGGCCGCGCCGTCGCGCCGGGATTCATCGACATCCATTCGCACGGTGACGGCTCCCTGTGGGAGGATCCGCGCTCGGAGTCGCTCGTCCGCCAGGGAATCACGACGATCGTCGTCGGGCAAGATGGTTCGTCGCGGGCACCTCGCGTCGCGCGCGGCGGCCAAGGCGACGACTCGCGGAATCAGTTCGATTCCTTCCGAGAACTGTGGAGCGCGTTGGCGCGCGTGCAACCTTCGGTGAACGTCGCGTCGATGGTCGGGCTGGGGACGATTCGCGACGTCGTCGTGGGCGGCGACAATCGTCCGGCGACCGCGGCCGAGCTGGCGCGAATGGAGCAGCTCGTCCGCTCGGCGATGGCGGACGGCGCATGCGGCGTGTCGACGGGGCTCGAGTACACGCCGGGCGCGTTCGCGCCGCGTGAAGAGCTGATCGCGCTCTGCAAACCGCTCGCGGGAACAGGGCTCCCGTACGCGACGCACATGCGCAACGAAGATGACCACGTGCTCGAGGCGATCGACGAGGCGATCGCCGTCGCACGCGGCGCGAACTGTGCGCTCCAGATCTCGCACCTCAAGACACAGGGCCCGCGCAACTGGGGAAAGCTCGACGACGCGTTCGCGCGTGTGGCGGCCGCGCGCGCGGCGGGATGCGACGCCGCGTTCGACCGCTATCCGTACATCGCCTATCAGACGGGGCTCACCAATCTCTTTCCCGTCTGGAGCCGAGACGGAAGCAACGACGCGTTCCTGGCTCGCCTCGGCGACTCCGCGACAGCGGATCGGATTCGAGCAGAGACGCTCGCCAAGGTCGAGCTGATCGGCGGGTGGGGGAACGTGATGATCGCCAACGTCTCGAACCTCGCCGATCGCGCGGTCGAAGGGCAGCGGCTCGACGCATACGCGGCGGCAC